The sequence below is a genomic window from SAR324 cluster bacterium.
ATGATCTGTGTCACTCATGAAATGGGTTTTGCCCGCACGGTGGCGCACCAGATGGTGTTTATGGACGAAGGTCGCATTATTGAGCGGTCACCACCAGCACAGTTCTTTTCAGAACCAGAGCATGAGAGGACAAAGCTGTTTCTGAGTCAGATCCTTTCACACTGAGTTGATTTTGCACAATTCGATTTTGCTTCTGAGACTATGCAACCGAATTTCGATGAATTTCTAGATTCTCCAAGTATTCCCAAGGATGTGAGTTTCCTGCAATCAGACGGACTCCTGCATCAACCTTCCCCAGTTTTGCCAGCTTACGAGCATTTGCCAGAAAGCCGAACTGCCATGGAAGAGTTGACTCCTGGGGAATGGGATGATCTGAATTTATACCGAGCTCGTTACAACCAAGAACAGCAGGCAAGACAGGCTTTGGACATGCTTGCTGCTTCCAAAAACTCTCCGAGTTACGGATTTCGTGTAAACAATTACCGCCACTGTCTGCAGTGTGCAACGATGCTGTTTCAGGATGGAGCAGACGAAGAAACAATTGTCTGTGGGTTGTTCCATGATTTGGGCTT
It includes:
- a CDS encoding phosphohydrolase; the encoded protein is MQPNFDEFLDSPSIPKDVSFLQSDGLLHQPSPVLPAYEHLPESRTAMEELTPGEWDDLNLYRARYNQEQQARQALDMLAASKNSPSYGFRVNNYRHCLQCATMLFQDGADEETIVCGLFHDLGFIVCPDNHGEFSATLLANYISEKNLWMLRHHALFLDHHASGNLQLDVNARESYRGYPYFEYTAEWVARYDQTAIQTQYETAPLEFFESMVYRVFTRPSKGVKVHY